A window of Dehalococcoidia bacterium genomic DNA:
CTCGCTGACGACGGCGCGGATGGCGACCACGTAGCCGTAGGTGCGGAAGTCGCCCATGACGCCCACGCTGTGCGTGTCCGTCAGCACGGCGAAGCTCTGCCAGAGCTGGCGGTAGAGGTTCGCCTTCTTGACCTCGTCCATGACCACCCAGTCCGCGCCGCGCAGGCTCTCCAGCCGCTCGCGGGTCACCTCGCCGATGACGCGGATGGCGAGGCCCGGCCCGGGGAACGGCTGGCGATAGACCATCTCCTCCGGCAGGCCGAGCGCCACGCCCACCTCGCGCACCTCGTCCTTGAACAGGTAGCGCATCGGCTCGATGAGCTTCAGCCGCATGCCCTTCGGCAGTCCGCCCACGTTGTGGTGCGTCTTGATCTTGGCCGCCACATTGCTGCCCGTCTGGCTCTCGATGACGTCCGGGTAGAGGGTGCCCTGGGCCAGGAAGTCCACCTTCCCCAGCCGGGAGGACTCCTCCTCGAAGACGCGGATGAACTCGTCGCCGATGACGCGGCGCTTCTCCTCCGGGTCCACGACGCCCTTGAGGCGCGTCAGGAAGCGGTCGGAGGCGTCCACGTACGCCAGGTTGACTTTCATATGGCGCTGAAAGGTGTTGCGGACTCGTTCCGGCTCCTCGCGCCGCAGCAGGCCGTTGTTGACGAAGATGCAGGTGAGCTGGTCGCCCACGGCGCGGTGCACCAGCGTCGCGGTGACCGCGGAGTCCACGCCGCCGGAGAGGGCGCAGATGACGCGCCCTTCGCCGACCTCCTGGTGTATCTTCTCGACGGCTTCGGTGATGACGTTGCCCGGCGTCCAGGTGGGGCGGCAGCCGCAGACGTTGTACAGGAAGTTGGTCAGGATCTGACGGCCCATGGGCGTGTGCACCACCTCCGGGTGGAACTGCAGGCCGATAAGCCCCTGGTCATTTCCCATGACGGCCATTGGCGCGTTGTCCGTGTAGGCCAGGGCGGTGAAGCCAGGGGGGAGCTGCGTGATCTGGTCGCCGTGGCTCATCCACACGGGCATGGCCGACGGAAGGTTCGCGAAGAGGCGGCTCTTGACGGGGTGGTCGCTGGCGCTCATGTGCAGCACCGCGTGCCCGTACTCGCGCTTCAGGCCCGGCGACACCTTGCCGCCGAGCTGGTGGGCCAGGAGTTGCATGCCGTAGCAGACGCCCAGGACGGGCACCTTGGACTCATAGACATAAGAGGGCGCCATCGGCGCGCCCGAGTCGTACACGCTGGCGGGCCCGCCGGAGAGGATGATGCCCTTTGGCCGGAGGGCGTCCAGGCGGTCGCGCGGGGCGTCGTGCGGCATGATTTCGCAGTAAACGTGGGCCTCGCGCACGCGGCGGGCGATGAGCATGGTGTACTGGGAGCCGAAGTCAATGATTGCGATGGCGTCCCGGCGCGCCGCGGGCGTCTCTTCGCCCGGCGTGACGGAGGGGCGCCCAAGCTTCTGTTCCGCGACTTCGAGGTAGGCGGAGACTTCCGCATCGCCGCTGGCGGTCACGCGACGGCCAGGGCCGGCCTGCGGGTCCTGCGGAGGCGCCTGGTCTGGGGTCATCGTATGCGTAGCTTAGCACCCGTGCTATACTGAGTCAAGGCGAACGCAGCTATGATGACTGAGCTGGACAAACAGATTGAGCGAGGGGTAGCCGTCCTCAGGACGGGTGGCGTCGTCGCTTATCCCACCGATACGCTGTTCGGCCTGGGCGCTGATGGGTTCAACAGCAAGGCTGTGCGGCGCGTCTTCGCCGCGAAGACGCGCCCGCTCTCGGAGGCCGTCCCGCTGCTGCTGGCGGACGTGGCGGACATGGAGCGCGTGGCCGTGGACGTGCCGGATGTGGTCTGGCGTCTGGCGCAGACTTTCTGGCCCGGCGCGCTGACTCTGGTGGTGTGGCGCGGCCCGGCTGTGCCGGACGTGGTGACGGCGGGCGGCCCGAGGGTGGCGGTGCGGGTGCCGCGGCACCCCGTCCCGCTGGGGCTTGCCCGCGGCCTGGGTGCGCCGCTGGTGGGCACCAGCGCCAACCGGCACGGCGCGCCGAACCCCCGCACGCCGGAGGAGATCGTCGCCCAGCTTGGGAAGGCTGTCGGCTTCGTCATAACGAGCGGCCCGCCTCCCGGCGGGACCGAGTCCACCGTGCTGGACGTGACCGTTGACCCGCCGCGCATCATGCGGCAGGGGGCCGTGGCGCGCGTTGACATCGAAGAGGTCTGCGGACTGGCGCCGTAGGAGGGGCCATGCGCATAGCGATAGGGTGCGACCACAGGGGCTTGAACCTGAAGCGGGCCATTGCCGACTACCTGCGGAAGGCGGGGCATCAGGTCCAGGACGTGGGCGCGTTCACCGAGGAGTCGGTGGACTATCCGGATATCGCGCGGGACGTGGCCCAGGCGGTGGCGCAGCGGAGAGCGGAGCAGGGCGTGCTGGTGTGCAGCACCGGCATCGGCATGAGCATCGCGGCCAACAAGGTGGCGAGTGTCCGCGCCGCCCTGTGCGTGGACGCCTCCACCGCGGAGCGCGCCCGCGCCCACAACGACGCCAATGTCCTCTGTCTGGGCGAGTCCGTTTGCACGCCGGAGAAGGCTGTGGAGATCGTGAAGGCGTACCTGGGCGCCTCCTTCGAGGGAGGGCGGCACGCCCGCCGCGTGGAGAAGATTCGTCAGATGGAAGGCGTGCAGGCATCCGGCCCATCTCCCAAGTCCGGCATAGCGCCCTAGCCGCGGCTGCTTAGCGACCCGCCTGATGTCCGACGCGCGGACCTACCCCGAGCTCTTCGACCGCTACGGCGACGACGTGGAAGCCGTCCTCCGTGAGCGTGTGGAACGCGCGCCCCGGCGGCTTGCGCGGATGATGTCCATGCACTTGGGCTGGGAGGACGACAAAGGCCAGCCCGCCGAGCGCCGCACGCCTCCGCGCCTGCACGCCACTCTGTGTCTCCGTGTCTGCGAGGCCCTGTCTGGAAGCCACACCCCGGCGCTGCCCGCGGCGGCGGCTGTCGAGCTGCTGCACGCCGCCCTTGCGGTCCACGAGGATATGCAGGAGGGCAGCCCTGAGCGGCGCGGCAGGCCGACGGTGTGGTGGACGTGGGGGCCAGCGCAGGGTATCGCTACGGGGGACGCTCTGTATGCCCTGGCGCGCATGGCTGTCCTCAGCCTGGGCGAAGCCGGGCTGCCGCCGGACCGGGCGCTGCGCGTCGCGGGGATGCTGGACGAGGCGTGTCTGCGCCAGTGCGAGGGCCAGATCATGGACGCGGAGTCGCGCCTTCGCCCTGAGATTGGCGTGCAGCGGTACATGGACCTGCTGGCGCGCAAAGAGGGCGCGCTGCTGGGCTGCGCCGCGGGTGTGGGCGCCGCCGTCGCGTCCGGTGACACTGGCGTGGCCGCCGCCTTCAGCGCCTACGGGGAGAAGCTGGCCGTGGCGCGGCAGCTCCGCGACGACGTGGCCGCCGTGTGGAACGCGCCGGGAGCGTCCGCGGAGCATGGCGGCGAGTTCTGGGCGCGGCGGAAGGCGTTGCCTGTGCTCTACGCGCTGGAGAAGGCGTCTCCTCAAGAGCAGAAGCAGCTACGGACGCTCTATGGCAAGCGCGCTCTGGATGACGGGGACATGGCGCAACTCCGTGGCCTTCTGGAGCAGGCGGGCGCCCGCGCCCACGCCGAGGAAACGGCGCGGCGCTTGCAGGAAGAGGCCCTCGAAGCGTTGCGGCGGGTGTCTCTCGGCGAAAGGGCGACAGTGGATCTGGTGGCCCTGGCGCGACTCCTGGGACAGCCTGGCGTTTAGTCCTGATGTGGCCCATCAAGCAAATCATCCGGTCTAGCCGTGATGGTGCGTTTTTCGTATAATGGACGGGCCGTCCGCGGCCACACCTGCACAATAAGCTTCCAGGAAGGAGACTATGCAGAAGCTGACCGTACGCGACATCCCCGTTCAGGGCAAGCGCGTCCTCGTGCGCGTTGACTTCAACGTACCGTTGCAGAACGGCGTTATCGCCGACGACAGCCGCATCCGCGCGGCGCTGCCCACGCTGACCTATCTTCTGAAGCAGCACGCCAGGATCATCGTCTGCTCTCATCTGGGCCAGCCGAATGGGGCCGTGGACGAGAAGCAGCGTCTGGCGCCGGTAGCCCAGCGCCTGGGGAAGCTCCTGGGCTTGCCCGTGTGCTACGTCCGCGATTGCGTGGGGCCGGAGGTGGAACAAGCGGTGGCGTGCCTCAAGGAAGGCGAAGTGCTCCTGCTGGAGAACCTGCGCTTCCACGTGGAGGAGGAGAAGAACGATCCCGCCTTCGCCAGGGCGCTGGCCTCCCTGGCCGATGTGTACGTGGACGATGCTTTCGGCGCGGCGCACCGGGCGCACGCCTCCATCGTCGGAGTGGCCCAGTACCTGCCGTGCGTGGCGGGCCTTCTCATGGAGAGGGAGATTGACTACCTGTCGCGTATCCTGGAGTCGCCGGAGCGGCCCTTCGCGGCGGTCCTTGGCGGCGCCAAGGTCGGCGACAAGATAGGCGTCTTGGACAGGCTGGTGGAGAAGGCGGACGCGGTGCTCATCGGCGGGGGCATGGCCGCCACGTTCCTCAAGGCCCAGGGTCACGGCATCGGCAAGTCGCTGCTGGAGCCGGACCGCATCAGCTACGTCTCAGGCGTTCTGGCCAAGGCCTCGCAGTTGGGCAAGGCGCTTCTCTTGCCTACGGACGTGGTCATCACCACGGAAATCAAGTCCGGCGCGCCGTCCAGAGTCGTCCCCGTCCAGCAGATACCGGACGGCTGGCTCATCGCGGATATAGGCCCGGACACGACGAAACGCTTCACGCAGGAGCTTCGCGGGTGCCGCACTGTCATGTGGAACGGGCCGATGGGCATCTTCGAGATACGCGCGTTCGCGCAGGGCACCAAGGCCCTGGCGGAGACGCTGGCAAGCCTGAAGGCGACGACTGTCGTGGGCGGCGGCTCCACCGCGGAGGCGGTAGAGGCGCTGGGCCTGACCGACAAGATGAGCCATGTGTCCACTGGCGGAGGCGCCTCGCTGGAGTTTCTTCAAGGCAAGGCGCTGCCCGGCGTGGCCGTCTTGAAAGACAAAGCCCTCTTGTCAGGCGCACGGCAGGCGTCCGCGGGAGGCCGCCGGTGATTGATTTTCCTCATCTGGCGGATATCGTCGAGTCCAGTCCGTCCAAGATACTGATGCTGGTCGCCGACGGTCTCGGCGGCCTGCCGCACCCCGAGACAGGCAAGAGCGAGCTGGAGACCGCGCGCATCCCTAACCTGGACCGTCTGGCCCAGCGCTCCGCCTGCGGGCTGACCGTGCCCGTGGCGGCGGGGGTGACGCCCGGCAGCGGGCCGGGACACCTGGGACTGTTCGGCTACGACCCCCTGAAATACATCATTGGGCGCGGCGTACTGGAGGCCATCGGCATTGGGCTGGACGTGCGCGATGGCGACGTGGCCGCGCGCGGCAACTTCTGCTCGGTTGAAGCGCAGGGCCTCATCACCGACCGCCGCGCCGGGCGCATCTCCACGGAGCGCTGTACGGAGCTGTGCCAGCGGCTGTCTGCTATCAAGCTCGCGGGCGTGGATGTGCAGGTGGCGCCGGTGCGGGAGCACCGCTTTGTGCTGATGCTGCGCGGCCCGGGCCTCTCGCCGGACGTGTCGGAGACAGACCCGCAGAAGACGGGCGTGGCGCCTCTGGACACTCGGGCGGAGTCGGCCAAGGGGCGTAAGACGGCAAAGCTGGTGACGGAGTGGGTGACGCAGGCCCGCGGAATGTTGGCGGACGCGGCGCCCGCGAACATGGTGATGCTCCGAGGTTTCTCCCAGCTTCCGCGGCTGCCCCAGATGGGCGAGGCGTACAGGCTGAAGCCCGCCGCCATCGCCGCCTATCCCATGTACAGGGGCCTGGCCCGGCTGGTGGGCATGGAGGTCATCCCCACGGGCATGACCTTCAGCGAGGAGATGGATACGCTGGCCCAGCGCTGGCGCGACCACGACTTCTTCTATCTGCACTACAAGCCGGCGGACTCCGCGGGAGAGGACGGCGACTTCTCGCGCAAGGTCTCGATGCTGGAGGCGCTGGACGCCGCCATTCCGCGTCTCCTGGAGATGAAGCCGGACGTATTTATCGTGGCGGGCGACCACTCGACGCCCGCCGTTCTGAAAGGGCATAGCTGGCACCCGGTGCCGTTCCTTCTGCACTCGCGGTGGACCGGCGGCCTCGGCGTCGCCGGCTTCAACGAGCGGGCGTGCCGACAGGGCGCTCTGGGTGAGTTCCCGGCGACCCGTGTCATGCTGCAGGCTCTGGCCCACGCGGGCAAACTTATGAAGTATGGGGCATAACCAATGGGGACACGTGTTCCGTTCATAGCAGGCAACTGGAAAATGCACACCACCGTCCTGGAGGCGGGCGAGCTGTCTCGCTCCATACGGCAGGC
This region includes:
- the guaA gene encoding glutamine-hydrolyzing GMP synthase codes for the protein MTPDQAPPQDPQAGPGRRVTASGDAEVSAYLEVAEQKLGRPSVTPGEETPAARRDAIAIIDFGSQYTMLIARRVREAHVYCEIMPHDAPRDRLDALRPKGIILSGGPASVYDSGAPMAPSYVYESKVPVLGVCYGMQLLAHQLGGKVSPGLKREYGHAVLHMSASDHPVKSRLFANLPSAMPVWMSHGDQITQLPPGFTALAYTDNAPMAVMGNDQGLIGLQFHPEVVHTPMGRQILTNFLYNVCGCRPTWTPGNVITEAVEKIHQEVGEGRVICALSGGVDSAVTATLVHRAVGDQLTCIFVNNGLLRREEPERVRNTFQRHMKVNLAYVDASDRFLTRLKGVVDPEEKRRVIGDEFIRVFEEESSRLGKVDFLAQGTLYPDVIESQTGSNVAAKIKTHHNVGGLPKGMRLKLIEPMRYLFKDEVREVGVALGLPEEMVYRQPFPGPGLAIRVIGEVTRERLESLRGADWVVMDEVKKANLYRQLWQSFAVLTDTHSVGVMGDFRTYGYVVAIRAVVSE
- a CDS encoding L-threonylcarbamoyladenylate synthase; its protein translation is MMTELDKQIERGVAVLRTGGVVAYPTDTLFGLGADGFNSKAVRRVFAAKTRPLSEAVPLLLADVADMERVAVDVPDVVWRLAQTFWPGALTLVVWRGPAVPDVVTAGGPRVAVRVPRHPVPLGLARGLGAPLVGTSANRHGAPNPRTPEEIVAQLGKAVGFVITSGPPPGGTESTVLDVTVDPPRIMRQGAVARVDIEEVCGLAP
- the rpiB gene encoding ribose 5-phosphate isomerase B, whose protein sequence is MRIAIGCDHRGLNLKRAIADYLRKAGHQVQDVGAFTEESVDYPDIARDVAQAVAQRRAEQGVLVCSTGIGMSIAANKVASVRAALCVDASTAERARAHNDANVLCLGESVCTPEKAVEIVKAYLGASFEGGRHARRVEKIRQMEGVQASGPSPKSGIAP
- a CDS encoding polyprenyl synthetase family protein, translated to MSDARTYPELFDRYGDDVEAVLRERVERAPRRLARMMSMHLGWEDDKGQPAERRTPPRLHATLCLRVCEALSGSHTPALPAAAAVELLHAALAVHEDMQEGSPERRGRPTVWWTWGPAQGIATGDALYALARMAVLSLGEAGLPPDRALRVAGMLDEACLRQCEGQIMDAESRLRPEIGVQRYMDLLARKEGALLGCAAGVGAAVASGDTGVAAAFSAYGEKLAVARQLRDDVAAVWNAPGASAEHGGEFWARRKALPVLYALEKASPQEQKQLRTLYGKRALDDGDMAQLRGLLEQAGARAHAEETARRLQEEALEALRRVSLGERATVDLVALARLLGQPGV
- a CDS encoding phosphoglycerate kinase: MQKLTVRDIPVQGKRVLVRVDFNVPLQNGVIADDSRIRAALPTLTYLLKQHARIIVCSHLGQPNGAVDEKQRLAPVAQRLGKLLGLPVCYVRDCVGPEVEQAVACLKEGEVLLLENLRFHVEEEKNDPAFARALASLADVYVDDAFGAAHRAHASIVGVAQYLPCVAGLLMEREIDYLSRILESPERPFAAVLGGAKVGDKIGVLDRLVEKADAVLIGGGMAATFLKAQGHGIGKSLLEPDRISYVSGVLAKASQLGKALLLPTDVVITTEIKSGAPSRVVPVQQIPDGWLIADIGPDTTKRFTQELRGCRTVMWNGPMGIFEIRAFAQGTKALAETLASLKATTVVGGGSTAEAVEALGLTDKMSHVSTGGGASLEFLQGKALPGVAVLKDKALLSGARQASAGGRR
- a CDS encoding 2,3-bisphosphoglycerate-independent phosphoglycerate mutase, giving the protein MDFPHLADIVESSPSKILMLVADGLGGLPHPETGKSELETARIPNLDRLAQRSACGLTVPVAAGVTPGSGPGHLGLFGYDPLKYIIGRGVLEAIGIGLDVRDGDVAARGNFCSVEAQGLITDRRAGRISTERCTELCQRLSAIKLAGVDVQVAPVREHRFVLMLRGPGLSPDVSETDPQKTGVAPLDTRAESAKGRKTAKLVTEWVTQARGMLADAAPANMVMLRGFSQLPRLPQMGEAYRLKPAAIAAYPMYRGLARLVGMEVIPTGMTFSEEMDTLAQRWRDHDFFYLHYKPADSAGEDGDFSRKVSMLEALDAAIPRLLEMKPDVFIVAGDHSTPAVLKGHSWHPVPFLLHSRWTGGLGVAGFNERACRQGALGEFPATRVMLQALAHAGKLMKYGA